One region of Purpureocillium takamizusanense chromosome 4, complete sequence genomic DNA includes:
- a CDS encoding uncharacterized protein (EggNog:ENOG503P3P7) has translation MADPPPFLRIPRAIRLMMYEHLLDVHDSKTLNFRNHYLLPLPKSIHGDQRMRRSIYNALEPTLGRRACKATYVLADACDIHVAILAVSRQVRSEALALLYAKHTFHFGGDIEAAIHMLGDLSTTTRGVVRDIALRKGCPTTFIGNDYPSRASACGLLRTLPRLRKLSIVVGGGRPRSPWDGPRELSVSDLRLLSDTRHELLQWVRDLVGLESLEVLEMSADLAPMAPPGTSAILIFAAFSGSIETTLVDFMRLHLGMPAVAVSGSKTNLSQ, from the coding sequence ATGGCAGATCCGCCGCCGTTCTTGCGGATCCCCCGCGCGATCCGCCTCATGATGTACGAGCATCTGCTGGATGTTCACGACAGCAAGACTCTCAACTTCCGCAACCACTACCTACTTCCTCTGCCAAAGTCAATACATGGCGACCAACGAATGAGGCGGTCCATCTATAATGCACTGGAGCCGACGCTGGGGAGGCGTGCGTGCAAGGCGACCtacgtcctcgccgacgcctgcGACATCCACGTGGCCATCCTGGCCGTAAGTCGACAGGTCCGGTCCGAGGCACTGGCGCTGCTGTACGCCAAGCATACGTTCCacttcggcggcgacatcgaggccgccatccacaTGCTCGGCGATCTCTCGACCACGACGAGAGGCGTGGTGCGGGACATTGCCCTCCGCAAGGGCTGCCCCACGACCTTTATCGGCAACGACTATCCGAGCCGGGCGTCCGCGTGCGGTCTCCTGCggacgctgccgcggctcAGGAAGCtgagcatcgtcgtcgggggcggacggcctcgctcgccgtGGGACGGCCCGAGGGAGCTGAGCGTGTCGGacctgcggctgctgtcTGATACGCGGCACGAGCTCCTGCAATGGGTCAGGGACCTGGTGGGCCTGGAGAGCCTCGAGGTGCTGGAGATGTCGGCGGACctggcgccgatggcgccgccggggacgtcGGCCATACTCATCTTTGCGGCGTTTTCGGGGTCGATTGAGACGACGCTCGTCGACTTTATGCGATTGCACCTCGGCatgcccgccgtggccgtgtcgGGTTCCAAGACGAATCTGTCACAATGA
- a CDS encoding Inositol oxygenase (COG:S~EggNog:ENOG503NX86), which translates to MAPSAIVEVSGTNQIGQDLEHMSDAIDDVNCMKYDSASKFDSAKDKTQFRQYEDACDRVKNFYREQHEKQTVAYNLGARNRFYNASRKRPEMTIWQAMEKLNTLVDESDPDTSLSQIEHLLQSAEAIRRDGKPRWMQLTGLIHDLGKLMLFFPELETQGQWDVVGDTFPVGCAFDKRIILPETFAKNPDVKDPVYSTKLGIYTPGCGLDNVMLSWGHDEYLYHVVKDQSTLPDEALAMIRYHSFYPWHREGAYQELMCRKDYDMLKAVQAFNPYDLYSKSDGVPSAEELKPYYMELIDEFFPQKVIRW; encoded by the coding sequence ATGGCCCCTTCAGCAATTGTCGAGGTCAGCGGGACCAACCAGATCGGCCAGGACCTCGAGCACATGTCGGACGCCATCGATGATGTCAACTGCATGAAGTACGACTCGGCATCCAAGTTTGACTccgccaaggacaagacgcAGTTCCGCCAGTACGAGGACGCCTGCGACCGCGTCAAGAACTTTTACCGCGAACAGCATGAGAAGCAAACGGTCGCCTATAACCTTGGCGCGCGGAACCGCTTCTACAACGCGTCGCGCAAGCGCCCGGAGATGACCATATGGCAGGCCATGGAGAAGCTCAAcacgctcgtcgacgagtcgGACCCGGACACATCGCTGTCGCAGATCGAGCACCTGCTGCagtcggccgaggccatccgccgcgacggcaagcccCGGTGGATGCAGCTGACGGGGCTGATCCACGACCTCGGCAAGCTGATGCTCTTCTTCCCCGAGCTCGAGACCCAGGGTCAGTGGGACGTTGTGGGTGACACCTTCCCCGTCGGCTGCGCCTTCGACAAGCGCATCATCCTGCCCGAGACGTTTGCCAAGAACCCGGACGTCAAGGACCCCGTCTACAGCACCAAGCTGGGCATCTACACGCCCGGGTGCGGCCTCGACAACGTCATGCTGAGCTGGGGCCACGATGAGTACCTCTATCACGTTGTCAAGGACCAGTCGACGCtgcccgacgaggcgctggccatgaTTCGCTATCACTCCTTCTACCCCTGGCACCGCGAGGGCGCCTACCAGGAGCTCATGTGCAGGAAGGACTATGACATGCTCAAGGCTGTTCAGGCCTTCAACCCGTACGACCTGTACAGCAAGAGCGACGGCGTCCCGTCGGCGGAGGAGCTGAAGCCATACTACATGGAGCTCATTGACGAGTTTTTCCCGCAAAAGGTGATTCGGTGGTAG